A genomic segment from Malaclemys terrapin pileata isolate rMalTer1 chromosome 1, rMalTer1.hap1, whole genome shotgun sequence encodes:
- the LOC128840722 gene encoding olfactory receptor 52P1-like has protein sequence MADFNLTLSDPSTFILIGIPGLEAAHIWISIPFSMLYLIGLLGNFIVLFVVGKEQTLHKPMYLLLCMLALTDIAVSTSVMPMALCIFWFNLKGITVGGCFTQMFFLHMISVMQSAIQVAMAFDRYIAICNPLRYATIITNTRIAKLGLVGLIRAVLLMLPLPLLLSRQPFCGNHIIPHTYCEHIVVVKMSCGDTTVNRTYSLVVAFVVSGLDLTLVVLSYSLIIRAVLRISSKKAYEKALNTCSAHLCVILTSFILFLFSTLTHRFGQHISLHVHIILANLFFLIPPILKPIIYGIKIKELHDKLVKYTCRK, from the coding sequence ATGGCAGATTTCAACCTCACCCTCTCTGACCCGTCAACATTCATCCTAATTGGCATCCCTGGCCTAGAAGCTGCTCACATTtggatttccatccctttctctatGCTGTACCTAATCGGCCTGTTGGGAAATTTCATTGTTCTGTTTGTTGTAGGCAAAGAGCAGACCCTGCACAAGCCGATGTacctgctgctctgcatgctggcacTCACAGACATCGCCGTGTCTACCTCCGTCATGCCGAtggcactgtgtatattttggttcaatttgaaaGGCATTACTGTGGGTGGCTGTTTTACGCAGATGTTCTTCCTTCACATGATTTCTGTTATGCAGTCAGCCATCCAAGTGGCAATGGCCTTCGATCGCTACATTGCCATATGTAACCCTTTGAGATATGCCACCATCATCACCAACACACGAATAGCTAAGCTAGGTCTAGTGGGTTTGATAAGAGCTGTTCTCCTcatgctccccctgcccctgcttctgaGTAGGCAGCCATTCTGTGGCAACCACATTATCCCCCACACGTACTGTGAGCATATAGTTGTGGTGAAGATGTCATGTGGGGACACCACTGTCAACAGGACATACAGCTTGGTGGTTGCATTTGTAGTCTCTGGGTTAGATCTGACACTTGTTGTCCTGTCCTACAGTCTGATCATCAGGGCCGTCCTCAGAATCTCCTCCAAGAAAGCCTATGAGAAAGCCCTGAACACCTGTTCAGCCCACCTCTGTGTGATACTGACATCTTTTATTCTCTTCCTTTTCTCTACTCTGACACACCGGTTCGGTCAGCACATCAGTCTCCATGTTCACATCATCTTGGCCAAcctcttcttcctcatccccCCCATACTCAAACCGATCATTTATGGCATCAAAATCAAAGAGCTTCATGACAAACTGGTCAAATACACCTGCAGAAAGTGA
- the LOC128845697 gene encoding olfactory receptor 52P1-like — MADFNLTLSDPSSFILMGTPGLEAAHLWISIPFFAFYIISLLGNFMVLFVVGKEQTLHKPMYLLLCMLALTDIGISTSVMTKALCIFWFNLKGITVGGCLTQMFFLHMVSMLHSAVLVTMAFDRYVAICNPLRYATILTNARIAKLGLVGLIRAVLFLLPLPLLLSRQPFCGNHIIPHTYCEHIAVVKISCGDTTVNRAYSLVMLFVVIGLDLTLVTLSYGLIIRVVLRISSKKAYQKALNTCTAHICVMMMSFTLFFISILTNWFGQQITPHVHIILANLFFLIPPMINPIIYGIKTKELRDKVVKYTSRR, encoded by the coding sequence ATGGCAGATTTCAACCTCACTCTCTCTGACCCTTCATCATTCATCCTAATGGGCACCCCTGGCTTAGAAGCTGCCCATCtctggatttccatccctttctttGCATTCTACATTATCAGCCTGTTGGGAAATTTCATGGTTCTGTTTGTTGTAGGGAAAGAGCAGACCCTGCACAAGCCAATGTACTTGCTACTCTGCATGCTGGCGCTCACAGATATCGGCATATCTACCTCCGTCATGACGAaggcactgtgtatattttggttcaatttgaaaGGCATTACTGTGGGTGGCTGCCTTACCCAGATGTTTTTCCTCCACATGGTTTCTATGTTGCACTCAGCTGTACTCGTGACAATGGCCTTTGATCGCTATGTTGCCATATGCAACCCTCTGAGATATGCCACCATCCTCACCAATGCACGAATAGCTAAGCTAGGGCTCGTGGGTTTGATAAGAGCTGTTCTCTtccttctgcccctgcccctactTCTGAGTAGGCAGCCATTCTGTGGCAACCACATTATCCCTCACACATACTGTGAGCACATAGCTGTGGTGAAGATATCGTGTGGGGACACCACTGTCAACAGGGCATACAGCTTGGTGATGTTGTTTGTAGTCATTGGGTTAGATCTGACACTGGTTACCCTATCCTATGGTCTGATTATCAGGGTTGTCCTCAGAATCTCCTCCAAGAAAGCCTACCAGAAAGCCCTCaacacctgcacagcccacatctgtGTGATGATGATGTCTTTTACTCTCTTCTTTATCTCCATTCTGACAAATTGGTTCGGTCAGCAAATCACTCCCCATGTTCACATCATCTTGGCCAAcctcttcttcctcatccccCCCATGATTAACCCGATCATTTATGGGATCAAAACCAAAGAGCTTCGTGACAAAGTGGTCAAATACACCTCCAGAAGGTGA